The region CCTGCCGCGTGAAGTCATCGAAGGCTTCGAGCCGGACCTGAACGCCCGCGCCCAGCCTGTGCAACTGCGCAGCGGCACCGGCGGTCACCGCAACAACAGCCGCGCGCCAGCCGGCGCCGTGGTGCGCGTGAAAACCGGCGGCAGCGGCGCCAAGCCACGCAGCGCCGGCCCATCGGGCGGCGGCGGTGGCGGCGGCAACCGTTCCGGCAATGCGCCGCGTTCGGCGGCCAACCACCGTTCGGGCGGCCGCGGCCGCTAATACCAGGCCACAAGCCTGTACGACCAACCGCCCCCCAGGCAACTGCGGGGCGGTTTTTTCATGGCGCCACAGGCGGAGCCAAAGGCAAGACGATGCGTGCCAGCACGCCGCCACCGGGCCGGCCCGCCACGCTCAGGCGCGCCCTGCCGCCATATTGCAGGGCCAGCCGTTCACGCACGCTGCGCAGGCCCAGGCCGCCGCCGCGCGTGGCCGGCGCCGCCTGCAGGCCGACACCGGTGTCGCACACTTCCAGCAGCACCATCCCTGGCGCTTGCGGGTCGCGGCATGCGGTCACGGACAGGCGCACGGGGCCGGCCTTCGGCTCGATGCCGTGCTTGATGGCGTTTTCCACCAGGGTATGCAGCAGCAGGGGCGCCAGCGGCACCTCAAGCAGTTCCGGCGCCAGCGTGCAGACGGTATCGAGCCTGGCACCCATGCGTATCTTCATCACTTCCAGGTAAGCCCGCACGGAATCGATTTCCGAGCCGATGGTGCCGCCGCCCTGCGTGCCGGCCGGCACCGCCGCGCGCAGATAGCGGATCAGATGGCCGGTCATGGCTGCCGCATCGTGCGGCTTGCTGGTGGCCAGATACTGCACATGCGCCAGGGTATTCCACAAGAAATGCGGTTCCACCTGCGCCCGCAGCAAGGCCGTTTCCGCCTGCGCCAGGGCGCGCTCGCGCTCGGCCAGGGTGGCTTGCGCCTGCGCCGCCGCCAGTTGCGCCGCCAGCGCGCGCCGTTCCTGGCGCAGGTGGCGCAAGGTGGCGCGTCCGGCCACCAGCAAGGCCAGCGCGCACGCGCCGAAGACGATGAAATCGGTGGCGCGGTCGCCCTGCATGAAGCGGGCACTGAGCGGCAGCGGCAACAGCGCGGCGGCGGCCGCCGCCAGCGCGAACACGATGACCGCCCCCAGCGCCAGTTCGCCCACCGCGCTCAAGGCGGCCACGCTAGCGGCCGCCAGCTCGCCGCGCACGCGGCGCGTGGCCAGCGCCAGCAGCAGCATCGCGGCGCCCAGCGCCACGCCGGCCAGCACGCCCTGCGCCGACCAGTCGCCGCCCAGCACCTGGCCACCCAGCCATTCGAGCAGGGCCAGCCCCAGCAGGACCAGCATGCCGGCCAACAGGCGCACCGCGCCCCGTGAAACAGGCGGCCCCATCACATCGCGCGGAACAGATGGTGGTTCGGCAGCGACACTTTCAGCCGCGGCAGATCGACCTTCAGCTCGATCTCCATCACCTCGCCATGGCGGTGCACGGCGCGGATATGGCGCCGGTTGACCAGGGTGCTGCGGTGCGTCTGCAGGTATTGCCCTGGCTCCAGCCGGTCGCTCAGCTGGCGCAGCGAATGGCGGATCAGGCCGTCGCAGCCCTCGCCCACCACGCGCGTATATTTGCTGTCGGCCTCGAAGTAGTACACATCGTCGACATGCAGCATGCACACTTCCTTGCCGACCGCCACATGCAGCCACTCCAGGCGCTCCACCGGCGGTTCCGGCGCCGGCGCCACTGCGACGCCCAGCTGCGCCAGCGCCGCCGCCAGCCCCTGCAACGGCGCGCCCTGCTGCAATTTCGCCACCACTTTGGCCAGCCGTTCCGTCGCCAGAGGCTTGAGCACATAATCGACGGCATTCGCCTCGAAGGCCTGCAGCGCATGATTGTCGAACGCGGTGACAAACACCACCCGCGTACCGACGGTCAGCGCATGGGCCACCTGCAAGCCCGTCAGGCCCGGCATGCGGATATCGAGAAAGGCGATGTCCGGGCGCAGCGCCTGGATCATGGCCAGCGCGGCCACGCCATCCTCGGCTTCGCCCAGCACCCGCAAGCCGGGCCACAGCGCCAGCAGCTGTTCGCGCAGGGCGGCGCGCATATGCGGTTCATCGTCGGCCAGAACGGCAGTGCTCATGTGATACTTTCATTAAAATAAATCACGGCCATGATAGGCCAGTCATGACGGCGCGTCCATCACCGGGCGGGCCTGGACCAGGCACCGGCCATATTGCCGTCAAGCACTGTTGTGACTGTTATACTGATGCTCAATTCACAATCTCTGCCGGCCATGCCATCCACCTTTTCCTTGCTACCATCGTGCCTGCTGGCGCCCTTGCTGGCGCTGGCCGGCATGGCGCAGGCGGCGCCGCTCGACACGTCGACCTTGCTGCAGCTGCACAGGCTGCAGCAGCTGGAACTGGCGGCCGGACACCCGCTGGCGCTGGAAACGGCGCTGTGCATGGACGAGCAGCTCGGTCCCGCCTGGAAACTGCCGGGCGCCGGCGCCTTGCCGCCCAGCCGCTGGCAGTCGGTGGCGGAACGGATACGCCTGAGCGCCGAGCAATGCACGCTGCCCGATGATGGGCGGCAATATCGCGACACGGCCAGCTGGCGCGCGGCGCTGCGCGGCAAGCTGGCGCAGCGCGAGCAGATGGAAGCGGAGCGGCGCCGCCTGCGCGCCTGCGTGGCGCAGGCGGCCGACGCCGAACAGCTGAAGCAGTGCATCGCCGCGCCAGGCCAGCCCCCGCTCACGCCCGAGACCTGGCAGCGCTGGCTGACCCTGTACGCCAACCGCAGCGTGCAATGACACAGCATGCCGCACGCCGTCGCAAGGTACTGGCGGCGCTGGCCTGCCTGGCCGCGCCGTGGGGCCGCGCCGCGCCGCAGCCGGGCGCCATCGCGCCCGACACCAGCGTGTTTCCGCAGCTGGACGCCAAAATGCGCGCCGGCAACCGGCTGTTACTGGAAAAGAAGTTCCTCGCCGGTCACACCTTGCTGGCCGAGGCGCTGGCCATCGTGGAAGCCGACCCGGCGCGGCGCTGGCCGTTTCGCGCCATGGTCCTGCCACACCTTGGCTTTGCCGAGCTGGCCCTGGGAAACACGCGGCAGGCGGTCGAGCTCCTGTTCCAGGCAATCCAAACCCAGGACCGCATCACGGCCGAACAGCTGCAGCCGTTTGCCAGGCTGCCGGCGGCGATGGAAACCGCGATGGGAAAACAGCTGTTGAAGATCGAGTATGGCCGCCAGCTGCTGTCGGCCATCGGTGCACCACAGGCCGTGCGCACGGTCGGCGAGATACCGTTCGACACCACCCACGCCACGGCCGAAATGTGGTTCACCACGGCGCGCGCGCTGCATGCCGATGGCGACTTTGCGCGGCTGGCACGCTTTTACCGCGAACGCATCGCCACGCTGCAGGCGGCCGCCGACGACCTGCCCGCCATGCTGGCGCAGGAATACCGCCACTTCAAGGTCGGCCTGCTGCTGTGGCAGGCGGGCCAGGAGGCTGCCGCCGGCGAGGCCTACGCCGCGGCCTTGCGCACCAACGGCCAGCGTTTTTCCTGCCTCGAACGGACCGGCGCCACCATGGAAGGCCTGTGGTCGGGTGTCGCCATGCGCCGCACCATCGTCTCGGCCCAGCTGGAACAGGCGCGCCGCGCAGGCGGCTTGCAGCGCCATGCCGGCGCGCTGCTGCAGAGCGTGCTGGCCGCCAAGGGCGGCGGCGCGCGCTACCAGGAAGCCTTGATGCACAAGCTCAATGCCAGCCTTGACGCGCCACTGATCGCCTGCCGCCAGCAGCTGCGGCAGCTGGAAGACCAGATCGCCGCGCTGCCGCAGACGCTGACCGATGTCACCGTCTTCATGCAACTGTCGGCCATGCACGGCATGCTGGTCAGCCAGGCGTCGGCCGCGCTGCGGATAGCCGGCCTGGACAGCATCGACCTGGCCCTGCTGCAAGACAGCCTCGGCAAGCATGCGCTGATCGGCTTTTTCGTCTATGCGCCACCGTCGGCGACCGCGCTGGAGCCGGCGCCGCCACGCTATCTGCGCTATTGCGTGCACGCGACAGGCATCGCCCTGCACGACCTGGGGCCGCAGGCGGCGCTGGAACAGGCCGTGCACCGCTACCGTGCCGCACTGACGCGCAAGACGGACGCCGCCGGCGCCGCGACGCTGGCGCAGCTGCTGCTGCGGGACCTGCCCACCGCCGTGCTGGCGGCGCCCGAATGGATCATCGATGCCGACGCCGCCCTGCACCTGCTGCCCTTCGACGCCCTGCCCGACGCCGGGGGCCAGCCGCTGGCGCTGACCCGCAACTGCCGCCATGTCAGCTCGCCGGTCCAGTTGCTGCCACGCCAGGACCAGGCAGCCAACGCCAGGCCTGGACAGGGACAGGGACCTGGGCCGGCCGCCATCTTCGCCGATCCCGCCTATGGCGCCGGCCTGGCGCAGCCGGCCAGCGCCACCATGCGCTTCGCCATGCCGGGCCACGCCAGCGCCGGCGAGCGGCAACGCCTGGTGGCGGTCGCGCCCTTGCCCGACACGGCCGGCGAAGCGCAGGCCGTGCTGGCCAGCCTGCGGCAACTGGGCATCGCCAGCGTGCTGCACCAGGGCATATATGCCAGCATCGGCGCCATGCAGGCGAGCGAGGCGCCGATCGTGCTGCATGTGGCCGCCCATGCCATCCTGGGCCAGGATATCGACGCCGCCACGGCGCCCACGCCGCGACAGGAACAGGAGTGGATGGACATGCTGCTGCCGGGCCGGCGCGCAGGCCTGCTGCTGTCGCGCGGCGGCCAGGCCGACCTGATGCTGGCCAAGGATATCGCGCGCCTGCGCTTGCACGGCACGCAGCTGGTGGTGCTGTCGGCCTGCAATACCGGCAATGGCACGGTGCTGCCGGGCGAAGGCCTGGCCAGCCTGCGCCGGGCCGTGGAAATGGCCGGCGCGCGCAGTTCCATCACCTCGCTGTGGAGCGTGCCCAGCGAGGCAAGCGCGGAACTGATGCGGCATCTGTACGGCCATATCGGCGCCGGCATGGCACCGGGCGCGGCCCTGCACCGCGCCAAGCAGGCCCTGATACGGCAGGGCCGCCCGCCGCTCGACTGGGCCGGCTTTGTATTTGCGGGAACGGATGCGGCGCTGGTGGCGCCGCAGCGCGCCGCATAAGACTCAGCGCTTGGCCTTGTTCTTGGCCTTGTAGGCCTCGATTTCCGCGGCGGCCTTGTTGAAATCAAGCTGTGCCAGGCTGTCCTTGACGGCGCTGACCAGCATTTCGTTGGCCACGTCGATGCTGGCTTTCTTGGTGTTGACATAGGTCGATGTGCGGCCCGCATCGGCCTTGACGCGCGAGCTGCTGTCGATCAGCGTGACCGCCGCCCATGCCACGGAGACGCCGTCGAGCACGGTGGCATCGCCACTGACCTGCAAGCTGAGCTTCTTGGCATTGAGCACGGCGCACTGCGCATCGCTGATCGGCCAGCCGCCGGAAGCGGTCACGATTTCCCGGATGCTCTCCACCGTGCTGGTGTTGAAGGTGCATGCGGCCTGCGCCGCAGGCAGCATGGCGCACAAAGTCAGAGCGGAGAAAACGAATTTTTTCATGATGACATTTCCTTGATTAAAGATGCCTGCGCATCGGTCTGTGGTGCGGTCAGCGCCGTGCGGTCACGCCCGGCTGCATGGACACCATTCTGGTTGAACATCGTGCGCCGCACAGCCGGCTTTGGACCAAGCCCGCCAACAGCGCGACAAACGCCCCCTGGGCGGCGACGAATGGCCGGCAGAATGCCATGAACATTGCCTAAACGCAATGCTTTGCCACCCGCTGGCGCCGATAATCGGCTTTCCCTCCCGCTACGCCGAACGCCATGAAACGCTTGCCTGCGATTGCCCTCTTTTTGTCGAGCCTGCTGCTGGGCGGCTGCGCCACGTCCGGCAGCGGCGCGCCCGCCAGCGCCCAAGTGCTGGCGCTGGCCGATGACGCCAAGGCCCTGCAGGCGTTTGGCGAACTGGCGCTGCGCCACCGCGACAGCTATGACCGCCTGCGGCCCTACCTGAGCGAGCGGCAGGACGCCAGCGAAAAAACGCTCGACCGCCAGCGCCGCGCCATGCATGCGGACGTGGCGCTGCTGCAGCTGGGCGTGTCGCAATACCTGCAGGGCCTGGGCCAGCTGGCGCGCGACGACCGTTTTGCGTTCACC is a window of Janthinobacterium sp. J1-1 DNA encoding:
- a CDS encoding histidine kinase, with the translated sequence MGPPVSRGAVRLLAGMLVLLGLALLEWLGGQVLGGDWSAQGVLAGVALGAAMLLLALATRRVRGELAAASVAALSAVGELALGAVIVFALAAAAAALLPLPLSARFMQGDRATDFIVFGACALALLVAGRATLRHLRQERRALAAQLAAAQAQATLAERERALAQAETALLRAQVEPHFLWNTLAHVQYLATSKPHDAAAMTGHLIRYLRAAVPAGTQGGGTIGSEIDSVRAYLEVMKIRMGARLDTVCTLAPELLEVPLAPLLLHTLVENAIKHGIEPKAGPVRLSVTACRDPQAPGMVLLEVCDTGVGLQAAPATRGGGLGLRSVRERLALQYGGRARLSVAGRPGGGVLARIVLPLAPPVAP
- a CDS encoding LytTR family DNA-binding domain-containing protein is translated as MSTAVLADDEPHMRAALREQLLALWPGLRVLGEAEDGVAALAMIQALRPDIAFLDIRMPGLTGLQVAHALTVGTRVVFVTAFDNHALQAFEANAVDYVLKPLATERLAKVVAKLQQGAPLQGLAAALAQLGVAVAPAPEPPVERLEWLHVAVGKEVCMLHVDDVYYFEADSKYTRVVGEGCDGLIRHSLRQLSDRLEPGQYLQTHRSTLVNRRHIRAVHRHGEVMEIELKVDLPRLKVSLPNHHLFRAM
- a CDS encoding CHAT domain-containing protein — translated: MTQHAARRRKVLAALACLAAPWGRAAPQPGAIAPDTSVFPQLDAKMRAGNRLLLEKKFLAGHTLLAEALAIVEADPARRWPFRAMVLPHLGFAELALGNTRQAVELLFQAIQTQDRITAEQLQPFARLPAAMETAMGKQLLKIEYGRQLLSAIGAPQAVRTVGEIPFDTTHATAEMWFTTARALHADGDFARLARFYRERIATLQAAADDLPAMLAQEYRHFKVGLLLWQAGQEAAAGEAYAAALRTNGQRFSCLERTGATMEGLWSGVAMRRTIVSAQLEQARRAGGLQRHAGALLQSVLAAKGGGARYQEALMHKLNASLDAPLIACRQQLRQLEDQIAALPQTLTDVTVFMQLSAMHGMLVSQASAALRIAGLDSIDLALLQDSLGKHALIGFFVYAPPSATALEPAPPRYLRYCVHATGIALHDLGPQAALEQAVHRYRAALTRKTDAAGAATLAQLLLRDLPTAVLAAPEWIIDADAALHLLPFDALPDAGGQPLALTRNCRHVSSPVQLLPRQDQAANARPGQGQGPGPAAIFADPAYGAGLAQPASATMRFAMPGHASAGERQRLVAVAPLPDTAGEAQAVLASLRQLGIASVLHQGIYASIGAMQASEAPIVLHVAAHAILGQDIDAATAPTPRQEQEWMDMLLPGRRAGLLLSRGGQADLMLAKDIARLRLHGTQLVVLSACNTGNGTVLPGEGLASLRRAVEMAGARSSITSLWSVPSEASAELMRHLYGHIGAGMAPGAALHRAKQALIRQGRPPLDWAGFVFAGTDAALVAPQRAA